In the genome of Deinococcus yavapaiensis KR-236, one region contains:
- a CDS encoding rhodanese-like domain-containing protein, whose product MISPDVVVVDIRPQELRWKDPLETLIPNEILVSSLEKIEKGGHGITGRVVVVCEIGVRSRVAAMYLLADGVEATHLPGGVKGLKLALRS is encoded by the coding sequence GTGATTTCTCCCGACGTCGTCGTCGTCGACATCCGCCCGCAGGAACTTCGCTGGAAGGACCCGCTGGAGACGCTCATTCCGAACGAGATTCTCGTGAGCAGCCTCGAAAAGATCGAGAAGGGCGGACACGGAATCACGGGCCGCGTCGTCGTCGTGTGCGAGATCGGCGTGAGGTCTCGCGTCGCCGCGATGTACCTTCTCGCCGACGGGGTGGAAGCGACGCATCTGCCCGGCGGTGTGAAGGGCCTCAAGCTCGCGCTAAGGTCTTGA
- a CDS encoding rhodanese-like domain-containing protein codes for MEEVTPQEGLRLVQQGALLLDVRESNEFEEVHAEGAQLMPLSSFQQTYDELDKDRDIVVICRSGARSAQAAQFLLQQGYNAVNLQGGTMAWEQAGLPVERKDA; via the coding sequence ATGGAAGAAGTGACTCCTCAAGAAGGTCTTCGTCTCGTTCAGCAAGGCGCGTTGTTGCTGGACGTGCGCGAATCGAACGAGTTCGAGGAAGTGCACGCCGAAGGCGCGCAGCTCATGCCGCTCTCGTCGTTTCAGCAGACGTACGACGAGCTCGACAAGGACCGCGACATCGTCGTGATCTGCCGCTCGGGCGCCCGAAGCGCACAAGCCGCGCAGTTTTTGCTGCAGCAAGGCTACAACGCGGTGAATTTGCAAGGTGGCACGATGGCGTGGGAGCAAGCAGGGCTGCCCGTCGAAAGGAAGGACGCGTGA
- a CDS encoding metal-sulfur cluster assembly factor, which translates to MTQETNDASTSLPTEAQVREAMKIVKDPEIPVNVVDLGLVYDVEINEGGAVDITMTLTSVGCPVQDMIRADAELAVMRVDGVTQVNVDFVWSPPWSPDKMSEDGKRQMRMFGFNV; encoded by the coding sequence ATGACCCAGGAAACGAACGACGCGAGCACCTCGCTCCCGACCGAAGCTCAGGTGCGCGAGGCGATGAAGATCGTCAAGGACCCCGAGATTCCCGTGAACGTCGTCGATCTCGGCCTCGTGTACGACGTGGAGATCAACGAGGGGGGCGCGGTGGACATCACCATGACCCTCACGTCCGTCGGTTGCCCCGTGCAGGACATGATTCGCGCGGACGCGGAACTCGCCGTGATGCGCGTCGACGGCGTCACGCAAGTCAACGTGGACTTCGTGTGGTCGCCGCCGTGGAGCCCGGACAAGATGAGCGAGGACGGCAAGCGCCAGATGCGGATGTTCGGCTTCAACGTCTGA
- a CDS encoding fasciclin domain-containing protein, which yields MKKLIAASLTLALLTGPAALAGGGANTTIAGIVASDPNFSTLLQAVQAAGLAETLSGSGSFTVFAPTNAAFAKVPAAQLQALLNDPAALRRVLLYHVVPGHVTAAQVVRLRSARTSQGSNVTIAVNGSRVRINNANVTQTDIAASNGVVHVIDTVLLPPAN from the coding sequence ATGAAAAAGTTGATTGCTGCTTCGCTGACCCTCGCTCTGCTCACAGGCCCTGCCGCCCTCGCCGGAGGTGGCGCGAACACCACGATCGCCGGCATCGTCGCGTCCGACCCCAACTTCTCCACGCTGCTGCAAGCCGTGCAAGCCGCCGGCTTGGCCGAGACTTTGAGCGGCTCGGGCTCCTTCACGGTCTTCGCGCCCACGAACGCGGCGTTCGCCAAGGTGCCCGCCGCGCAGCTGCAGGCGCTTCTCAACGATCCCGCCGCGCTCCGGCGCGTCCTGCTGTATCACGTCGTGCCCGGCCACGTGACCGCCGCGCAAGTCGTGCGTCTGCGCTCCGCGCGCACCTCGCAAGGCTCGAACGTCACGATTGCCGTGAACGGCAGCCGAGTTCGCATCAACAACGCCAACGTCACGCAAACCGACATCGCCGCCAGCAACGGCGTCGTCCACGTCATCGACACGGTGCTCCTACCCCCGGCGAACTGA
- a CDS encoding phospholipase D-like domain-containing protein, producing the protein MPPNRSSVFVTSGSYPPRDGHSVTLLVDGEPAFRRICEAIEAARFDVWVTITFLWSSFRMPDGREALDVLECAAKRGVNVRVLFWRPDDETASLRRNAWWGSPEHFDELRRRGSPLHVRWDRAQGGFCQHQKSWLVDPGEDDGVAFVGGINLNPHSVVSPGHHGEGQNHDVYVEVRGPCVGDVAHNFVQRWNEASERRAADGHWNGEDELPFPARLPKPRGTATVQVQRTIHAGRVAHGRPPVDGAEFDIALGERSVLDGVLRALGFARRSIYVEQQYVEVLEVVEALHAACARGVEVVLVMPSEPAVGPDAYRSPERRAFLERRSALGSYANFTLCGLAGSSEDGRRAPVYVHAKLLLVDDVCAVVGSANWHRFSLFGNAELNVAIHDVPSARAFRVALFEEHLGEDTAHLDDLEALGRFKAVARANRERLARGDPAWQGLVFAADVARYGVT; encoded by the coding sequence GTGCCTCCAAATCGATCCTCCGTGTTCGTGACGAGCGGGTCGTACCCGCCGCGTGACGGCCACTCGGTGACGCTGCTCGTCGATGGCGAGCCCGCCTTTCGCCGTATTTGCGAAGCGATCGAAGCCGCGCGTTTCGACGTGTGGGTGACGATCACGTTCCTTTGGTCGTCCTTTCGCATGCCCGACGGCCGAGAAGCGCTCGACGTGCTCGAATGCGCCGCGAAGCGCGGCGTGAACGTGCGCGTCCTCTTTTGGCGCCCCGACGACGAGACGGCGTCGCTTCGTCGAAACGCGTGGTGGGGTTCACCCGAACACTTCGACGAGCTTCGGCGGCGCGGCTCGCCGCTGCACGTTCGTTGGGACCGCGCGCAAGGCGGCTTCTGTCAGCATCAGAAGTCTTGGCTGGTCGATCCCGGCGAGGACGACGGCGTGGCGTTCGTGGGCGGCATCAACCTCAACCCTCATTCGGTCGTGTCGCCCGGCCATCACGGCGAAGGGCAAAATCACGACGTGTACGTGGAAGTGCGAGGACCGTGCGTCGGAGACGTGGCGCACAACTTCGTGCAGCGCTGGAACGAGGCGAGCGAGCGGCGCGCGGCCGACGGGCATTGGAACGGCGAGGACGAGTTGCCGTTCCCGGCCCGCCTTCCGAAGCCGCGCGGCACGGCGACGGTGCAAGTGCAGCGAACGATTCACGCGGGCCGTGTGGCACACGGTCGCCCGCCCGTGGACGGCGCGGAATTCGACATCGCGCTCGGAGAGCGCTCTGTTCTCGACGGAGTGCTGCGCGCGCTGGGATTCGCGCGCCGTTCGATCTATGTCGAGCAGCAGTACGTGGAGGTCCTCGAGGTCGTCGAGGCGTTGCACGCCGCGTGCGCGCGCGGCGTGGAGGTGGTGTTGGTGATGCCGAGCGAACCGGCGGTGGGGCCCGACGCCTACCGATCGCCCGAGCGCCGCGCGTTCCTCGAGCGGCGCTCGGCGTTGGGCTCGTACGCGAACTTCACGCTTTGCGGCTTGGCCGGATCGAGCGAGGACGGACGACGGGCGCCCGTCTACGTCCACGCGAAACTCTTGCTCGTGGACGACGTGTGCGCCGTGGTCGGCTCGGCGAATTGGCATCGCTTTTCGTTGTTCGGCAACGCCGAGTTGAACGTGGCGATCCACGACGTGCCGTCGGCGCGGGCGTTTCGCGTCGCGCTGTTCGAGGAGCATCTCGGCGAGGACACCGCGCACCTGGACGACTTGGAGGCGCTGGGTCGCTTCAAGGCGGTCGCTCGCGCCAACCGCGAGAGGTTGGCGCGAGGTGACCCCGCGTGGCAGGGCCTCGTGTTCGCGGCGGACGTGGCGCGGTACGGCGTGACGTAG
- a CDS encoding MFS transporter, with the protein MRRPRVILFLTLFVATLGLSVLFPILAPLARRLGLSETEVGLLGTAYSLMQFLTAPLWQARSERVGRKPILTLGLVGFSGSFALFGLVATLGLHGTLSGWPLFLGLLVARTIGGALSSATLPTAQAYLADLGDANNRGPAMGLVGAALGLGMVFGPSISAALSSFGLLAPVYFSVGLGLLTALFARTALQEGRRPNEVVERLTPRFSLDLLARPGVALLLVVSMLYTLASVGMEQTIGFFVQDRLAVSGRDATRTIGFMLTVFGLLAALVQGGALRSLSTKFAPRALIYAGLVVMGGGMLLIALGQDFWSITFALGVVGVGSALLAPSLSAALSLGASEREQGRIAGLNASALALGRMFGPLIGAGLYQQVSVSGPYIFSGVLLLLLLLVSGAAFKPTVNAFGTDD; encoded by the coding sequence GTGCGCCGCCCTCGCGTCATCCTGTTTCTGACCCTGTTCGTGGCGACGCTGGGCTTGTCGGTCCTCTTCCCGATCCTCGCCCCGCTCGCGAGACGACTCGGCTTGAGCGAAACCGAAGTGGGTCTGCTCGGCACCGCGTACAGCCTCATGCAATTTCTCACGGCGCCGCTGTGGCAAGCACGCTCGGAGCGCGTGGGCCGCAAGCCGATCCTGACGCTCGGGCTCGTCGGTTTCTCGGGGTCGTTCGCGCTGTTCGGCCTCGTCGCCACGCTCGGATTGCACGGCACGCTGTCGGGATGGCCGTTGTTTCTCGGCCTGCTCGTCGCTCGCACGATCGGAGGCGCCTTGTCGAGCGCGACCCTGCCGACCGCGCAAGCCTACCTCGCCGACCTTGGCGACGCGAACAACCGCGGGCCTGCCATGGGCCTCGTCGGGGCCGCGCTCGGTCTGGGCATGGTCTTCGGACCGAGCATCAGCGCCGCCCTGTCGAGCTTCGGGCTGCTCGCGCCCGTGTACTTCTCGGTGGGCCTCGGCCTCCTGACGGCGCTGTTCGCTCGGACGGCGTTGCAAGAAGGCCGCCGCCCGAACGAGGTCGTGGAGCGCCTCACGCCGCGCTTCTCGCTCGATCTGCTCGCCCGGCCCGGCGTGGCCTTGCTGCTCGTGGTGTCCATGCTGTACACCCTCGCGTCGGTCGGCATGGAGCAGACCATCGGCTTTTTCGTGCAAGACCGCCTGGCCGTGTCGGGACGTGACGCCACTCGCACGATCGGCTTCATGCTGACGGTGTTCGGCTTGCTCGCCGCGCTCGTGCAAGGAGGCGCCCTACGCTCCCTCTCGACGAAATTCGCGCCGCGCGCACTCATCTATGCGGGCCTCGTGGTGATGGGAGGCGGCATGCTGCTCATCGCGCTCGGGCAGGACTTTTGGAGTATCACCTTCGCGCTCGGCGTCGTCGGAGTCGGCTCGGCCCTGCTCGCGCCGAGCCTCTCGGCAGCCTTGAGTCTGGGCGCGAGCGAACGTGAACAGGGCCGCATCGCGGGTCTCAACGCCTCGGCGCTCGCCCTCGGGAGAATGTTCGGTCCGCTCATCGGCGCGGGGCTCTACCAACAAGTCAGCGTCAGCGGACCCTACATTTTCAGCGGCGTCCTGCTGTTGCTGCTGCTGCTCGTGAGCGGCGCCGCCTTCAAGCCGACGGTGAACGCCTTCGGCACCGACGACTGA
- a CDS encoding maltose ABC transporter substrate-binding protein, protein MKKALGLSLLSVAMMSLGSASAAKITVWTHFEGPELAWLKDQATAFERATKNDVDIVSVPFGTIQDKFIQSAPRGQGADLLVSQPHDRLGAFAAAGVIEPLDKYITSRTDLSKIALSTMTYKGRLFGLPMFAEAVGVVYNKKLVKSVPTNWNDFIKVAQANTGNGRFGFLYDIANAYYNYGIINAYGGYVFKNNNGTLDVKNLGIANDGAEKAASLLNDLRYKYNLVPEGLDDQAARSAFLDGRLAMYLTGPWNMGDIKKAGIDYGIAPLPTPPGATSKWSPFVGVQGIMLSAYSKNKTVAAQFARQLVTSDAQVSFNKAGGRLPVSLSATTRLKSDPVVAGFGKNINLGTPMPNVAEMGAVWGPWSNANAQSVAKPNANFKQILDAAQKEISANIK, encoded by the coding sequence ATGAAGAAAGCACTGGGTCTTTCCCTGCTGTCCGTTGCCATGATGAGCCTCGGAAGCGCTTCCGCCGCCAAGATCACCGTTTGGACGCACTTCGAAGGGCCCGAACTTGCCTGGCTCAAGGATCAAGCGACCGCGTTCGAGCGTGCGACGAAGAACGACGTCGATATCGTCAGCGTGCCCTTCGGCACCATCCAAGACAAGTTCATCCAAAGCGCGCCGCGTGGTCAAGGCGCGGACCTCCTCGTCAGCCAACCGCACGACCGTCTCGGCGCCTTCGCGGCCGCCGGCGTCATCGAGCCGTTGGACAAGTACATCACGAGCCGTACGGACCTGTCCAAAATCGCGCTTAGCACGATGACGTACAAGGGTCGCCTCTTCGGCCTCCCGATGTTCGCCGAAGCGGTCGGCGTCGTGTACAACAAGAAGCTCGTCAAGAGCGTTCCGACGAACTGGAACGACTTCATCAAGGTCGCTCAAGCGAATACCGGCAACGGCCGCTTCGGCTTCTTGTACGACATCGCCAACGCGTACTACAACTACGGCATCATCAACGCCTACGGCGGATACGTCTTCAAGAACAACAACGGTACCCTCGACGTCAAGAACCTCGGGATCGCCAACGACGGCGCCGAGAAGGCGGCGAGCCTCCTGAACGACTTGCGCTACAAGTACAACCTCGTGCCCGAAGGGCTCGACGACCAAGCGGCGCGCTCGGCGTTCCTCGATGGTCGCCTCGCGATGTACCTCACGGGCCCTTGGAACATGGGTGACATCAAGAAGGCCGGCATCGACTACGGCATCGCCCCCTTGCCCACGCCTCCGGGCGCCACGAGCAAGTGGAGCCCCTTCGTCGGCGTGCAGGGCATCATGCTCAGCGCCTACAGCAAGAACAAGACGGTCGCCGCGCAGTTCGCGCGTCAACTCGTCACCTCGGACGCCCAAGTGAGCTTCAACAAGGCGGGCGGACGCCTGCCCGTGAGCCTCTCGGCGACCACGCGCCTCAAGAGCGACCCTGTCGTCGCGGGCTTCGGCAAGAACATCAATCTCGGCACGCCGATGCCCAACGTCGCGGAAATGGGCGCTGTGTGGGGCCCGTGGAGCAACGCGAACGCTCAAAGCGTCGCCAAGCCCAACGCGAACTTCAAGCAAATCCTGGATGCCGCGCAGAAAGAAATCAGCGCGAACATCAAGTAA
- a CDS encoding ABC transporter permease subunit, producing the protein MTTSLRGDTPPQGTRGLFIALGILLVLLVGSAFVAWGLSRLTSLVWPTAPAWLLLVYLALVLLPAMLFVSRAFRWIVNWYYLLPAIVVLLAFTVFPIVLTVNFAFTNYSGQNSGFPDTAYKTSITLSSDRTTLTLKELPEDFATAQQLFNCEGASCARKPIALYDEAGAAPVTLSIASIEGNTIRLSEPVPATFTPVETTRVNTINYVGLRNFQDIFKRAGSELWPVFIWTVAFAFLTIIINALFGLLLGILLYNKRLKGRNFYRTLLFLPWAIPAIISIQMWRALLDQQFGIVNKGLGLLGALPVPWLTDPDWAKVSILLVNLWLGFPYMMTATISALSTIPDDLYEAAQIDGASRFQQIQNITLPLLRNSFTPILLSGFAFNFNNFGIIYLLTRGGPAQEGRTSTAQATDILLSWGFNTAFTSAGGSNFAAASAIAVIIFILTVAISLVNFRAAGVFQEARR; encoded by the coding sequence ATGACGACGTCACTTCGAGGTGACACGCCTCCTCAAGGAACACGCGGTCTGTTCATCGCGCTCGGCATTCTGCTCGTGCTGCTGGTGGGGTCCGCGTTCGTCGCTTGGGGACTGTCGAGACTCACGAGCCTCGTATGGCCGACAGCACCCGCGTGGTTGCTGTTGGTGTACCTCGCGCTCGTGCTGCTTCCCGCGATGTTGTTCGTTAGCCGAGCGTTTCGCTGGATTGTCAATTGGTACTACCTGTTGCCCGCCATCGTCGTGCTTCTCGCCTTCACGGTCTTCCCGATCGTCCTGACCGTGAACTTCGCGTTCACGAATTACAGCGGGCAGAACTCGGGATTCCCCGACACGGCGTACAAAACGTCGATAACCCTTTCGAGCGACCGCACGACGCTCACGCTCAAGGAGCTTCCCGAAGACTTCGCCACGGCGCAGCAGCTGTTCAACTGCGAAGGTGCGTCGTGCGCACGCAAGCCGATCGCGCTGTACGACGAGGCGGGCGCCGCGCCGGTGACGCTCTCGATCGCCAGCATCGAGGGCAATACCATTCGCTTGAGCGAGCCCGTTCCTGCGACCTTCACACCCGTCGAAACGACGCGCGTGAACACCATCAACTACGTCGGTCTGCGCAACTTCCAAGACATCTTCAAGCGCGCGGGGTCCGAACTTTGGCCGGTGTTCATCTGGACCGTCGCCTTCGCGTTCCTGACGATCATCATCAACGCCTTGTTCGGCTTGCTGCTCGGCATCTTGCTGTACAACAAGCGCCTCAAGGGTCGCAACTTCTACCGCACGCTGCTGTTCTTGCCGTGGGCCATTCCCGCCATCATCTCCATTCAAATGTGGCGCGCGCTGTTGGACCAACAGTTCGGCATCGTCAACAAGGGCCTGGGCCTCTTGGGCGCCTTGCCGGTGCCCTGGCTCACCGACCCCGATTGGGCGAAGGTAAGCATCCTGCTCGTGAACTTGTGGTTGGGCTTTCCGTACATGATGACCGCCACGATCTCGGCGCTCTCCACCATCCCCGACGATCTTTACGAAGCCGCCCAAATCGACGGTGCGAGCCGCTTCCAGCAAATCCAGAACATCACGCTGCCGCTGCTGCGTAACTCGTTCACGCCGATTTTGCTGTCGGGCTTCGCGTTCAACTTCAACAACTTCGGCATCATCTACCTCCTGACGCGCGGCGGCCCCGCGCAAGAAGGTCGCACTTCCACCGCGCAGGCGACCGACATCTTGCTGTCGTGGGGCTTCAACACCGCCTTCACGTCGGCGGGCGGCAGCAACTTCGCCGCCGCGTCCGCCATCGCCGTGATCATCTTCATCCTCACCGTCGCCATCAGCCTCGTGAACTTCCGCGCCGCCGGCGTCTTCCAGGAGGCCCGCCGATGA
- a CDS encoding sugar ABC transporter permease produces the protein MTVSGSNPPSGSTHDTSVVYVHKEPSLLRRAVPWLVALAILVGLYFLVQALARPFVSGTIRPSFSILRIPNGWQAALLWLLGAVGLLALTSFIGKVWGERTSKRTISYWQVLGDQLTHLFLWLVIFVAVYPLFFVLIASFDPRNSLYQFFLPTTGNVFVRSGLWPNFANSSLDNYTRLFDGVNIPAWQWILLGVIAGAALALLVITFLRRRASDERAYERPSRTLTYVALGALALIVLFMSPTQFQGQGNESKFLLSVRNTFLVSGLTGFIAILLSTTAGYAMARLRFPGRFQTLLFFIFIQMFPVFLGLVAIQYLLFALGLSNSFTGLILAYSGGAIAFNTWIYKGYVESLPESLEEAALVDGATRWQAFQKVVLPLSGSMLVFIFLNQFIGTYAEYIISSQVMTGIENWTVGILLFSYTSDQFSTKWGVFAASAVMGALPIVALFYGFQRYFVSGAVAGGVKE, from the coding sequence ATGACTGTCTCAGGGTCGAATCCGCCGAGCGGTTCCACGCACGACACGTCCGTCGTATACGTTCACAAAGAGCCCAGCTTGCTGCGCCGCGCCGTGCCGTGGCTCGTCGCCCTCGCGATTCTCGTCGGTTTGTACTTCCTCGTCCAAGCGCTCGCCAGGCCCTTCGTGTCCGGCACCATTCGGCCGTCGTTCTCGATTCTGCGCATTCCGAACGGCTGGCAAGCCGCCTTGCTGTGGCTGCTCGGCGCCGTCGGCTTGCTGGCGCTCACGAGCTTCATCGGCAAGGTGTGGGGCGAGCGCACGTCGAAGCGCACCATCAGCTACTGGCAAGTGCTCGGCGACCAACTCACGCACCTGTTCTTGTGGCTCGTGATCTTCGTCGCCGTGTACCCGCTGTTCTTCGTGCTCATCGCGTCGTTCGATCCGCGCAACAGCCTCTACCAATTCTTCTTGCCCACGACCGGCAACGTGTTCGTGCGCTCGGGGTTGTGGCCGAACTTCGCGAACTCCAGCTTGGACAACTACACGCGCTTGTTCGACGGCGTGAACATTCCGGCGTGGCAGTGGATCTTGCTCGGTGTGATCGCCGGAGCCGCCCTCGCGCTGCTGGTGATCACCTTCCTCCGGCGCCGCGCGAGCGACGAGCGTGCGTACGAGCGCCCGAGCCGCACACTGACGTACGTCGCGCTGGGAGCGCTCGCCCTCATCGTGCTGTTCATGTCGCCCACGCAGTTCCAAGGGCAAGGCAACGAAAGCAAGTTCTTGTTGTCGGTGCGCAACACCTTCCTCGTGTCCGGCCTCACGGGCTTCATCGCGATTCTGTTGTCCACCACCGCCGGTTACGCCATGGCGCGACTTCGTTTTCCGGGTCGCTTCCAAACGCTGCTGTTCTTCATCTTCATTCAAATGTTCCCGGTGTTTCTCGGGCTCGTCGCGATTCAGTACCTGCTGTTCGCGCTGGGACTGTCGAACAGCTTCACGGGCCTGATCCTCGCGTACTCGGGTGGCGCGATCGCCTTCAACACCTGGATCTACAAAGGCTACGTGGAGAGCTTGCCGGAGTCGCTCGAAGAAGCGGCGCTGGTAGACGGCGCGACGCGTTGGCAAGCCTTCCAAAAGGTCGTGCTGCCTCTGTCGGGCTCGATGCTGGTGTTCATCTTCCTGAACCAGTTCATCGGAACGTACGCGGAGTACATCATCTCGTCGCAAGTCATGACGGGCATCGAAAACTGGACGGTCGGAATCTTGCTGTTCTCGTACACCTCCGACCAGTTCAGCACGAAGTGGGGCGTGTTCGCCGCGTCCGCAGTGATGGGCGCCTTGCCGATCGTCGCGCTGTTCTACGGCTTCCAACGCTACTTCGTGTCGGGCGCCGTCGCGGGTGGCGTGAAGGAGTGA
- a CDS encoding alpha-amylase family glycosyl hydrolase, with translation MTSPVLQNIVFSDLPAWHDHTPAFTARLGAERGETVTLRLKTTLEPRAVYLKVVVHGEIEEFPAREVEALDGEGRWFEIDLRLSARKVHYAWQLVLEEDNVHLTMAGLHRVRRAYRDWFHYLAGYEAPTWAWKSVFYQIFPDRFRNSNPDNDVKTGEYEYAGKPVVHVDWDVPPARDLDIHAHYGGDLEGVAQAMPYIADLGANALWLTPIFVSPSAHRYDIADYRHVDPHLGGEAAFEQMMAAANAHGVKVVLDGVFNHSGSEWHLFKKALSDPHAPEREMFTFRDVEGGKPPYAAFFDVPTLPKIDYSSPMAVNEFFEGDSSVVKFWLERGVAGWRLDVAQQIGVGGTDEGNLELHARLKSAARSVKSDAYVFGERFFDSEAVLTGEGEDGVMNYHGFGLPVMEWFSGETYKGFPSRLPTAELVDLLWDAYHVLAPQIALNQFNLVDSHDISRALKRLGDDKEKLRSVLTLLLGYPGVPCVYYGTEVGLTQVEKGTMPFNRGTMPWDESKWDLDLRRDVQALIRVRKETRALQEGAMRMLHAGEDAVGFLRTYTREDGTPEKAAVFASRRGEAHEVSVNLPSGEWRNAVTGAVVSNGGATTLDVGRGLILVG, from the coding sequence ATGACGAGTCCTGTTCTTCAAAACATCGTGTTTTCCGACTTGCCCGCCTGGCACGATCACACGCCCGCCTTCACGGCGCGCCTCGGAGCCGAACGTGGCGAGACCGTCACCTTGCGCCTCAAGACGACCCTCGAGCCGAGAGCGGTGTACCTCAAGGTCGTCGTGCACGGCGAAATCGAGGAGTTCCCGGCGCGCGAAGTCGAAGCGCTCGACGGTGAGGGCCGCTGGTTCGAAATCGACTTGCGCCTCTCCGCCCGCAAGGTGCACTACGCGTGGCAGCTCGTGCTGGAAGAAGACAACGTGCACCTCACGATGGCGGGCTTGCACCGCGTTCGGCGCGCGTACCGCGACTGGTTCCACTACCTGGCGGGCTATGAGGCGCCCACGTGGGCTTGGAAGAGCGTCTTCTATCAAATCTTTCCGGACCGCTTCCGCAACAGCAACCCCGACAACGACGTGAAGACGGGCGAGTACGAATACGCGGGCAAGCCGGTCGTGCACGTCGACTGGGACGTGCCGCCCGCGCGCGACCTCGATATTCACGCACATTACGGCGGCGACCTCGAAGGCGTCGCGCAGGCCATGCCGTACATCGCCGACCTCGGCGCCAACGCCTTGTGGCTCACCCCGATCTTCGTTTCGCCGTCCGCGCACCGATACGACATCGCCGATTACCGACACGTCGATCCGCACCTCGGCGGAGAAGCGGCCTTCGAGCAGATGATGGCGGCGGCGAACGCGCACGGCGTCAAAGTCGTGCTCGACGGGGTGTTCAATCATTCGGGGAGCGAGTGGCACCTGTTCAAGAAGGCGTTGTCCGATCCGCACGCGCCCGAACGCGAGATGTTCACCTTCCGCGACGTCGAGGGCGGCAAGCCGCCGTACGCGGCCTTCTTCGACGTGCCCACGCTTCCCAAGATCGACTACTCGTCGCCGATGGCGGTCAACGAGTTCTTCGAGGGAGACTCGAGCGTCGTGAAGTTCTGGCTGGAGCGCGGCGTCGCGGGGTGGCGCCTCGACGTCGCTCAGCAAATCGGCGTGGGCGGCACGGACGAAGGCAACCTCGAACTGCACGCCCGCCTCAAGAGCGCGGCGCGCAGCGTGAAAAGCGACGCCTACGTGTTCGGCGAGCGCTTCTTCGATTCCGAAGCGGTCCTCACGGGTGAAGGCGAGGACGGCGTCATGAATTACCACGGCTTCGGCCTTCCGGTCATGGAGTGGTTCTCGGGCGAGACGTACAAGGGCTTCCCGAGCCGCCTGCCGACCGCCGAGCTCGTGGACTTGCTGTGGGACGCCTACCACGTCCTCGCGCCACAAATCGCCCTCAATCAGTTCAACCTCGTGGACTCGCACGACATCTCACGCGCCCTCAAGCGTCTCGGCGACGACAAGGAAAAGCTGCGGTCGGTCTTGACGCTACTGCTGGGGTATCCGGGCGTGCCGTGCGTCTACTACGGCACCGAAGTCGGTCTGACGCAGGTCGAGAAGGGCACGATGCCGTTCAATCGCGGCACGATGCCGTGGGACGAGTCGAAGTGGGACCTCGACTTGCGGCGCGACGTGCAAGCCCTCATTCGCGTTCGCAAAGAGACCCGCGCCCTGCAAGAAGGTGCGATGCGAATGCTGCACGCGGGAGAGGACGCCGTCGGGTTTTTGCGAACCTACACGCGGGAGGACGGGACTCCCGAAAAAGCCGCCGTGTTCGCCAGCCGCCGAGGCGAGGCGCACGAGGTCAGCGTGAACTTGCCCAGCGGCGAGTGGCGAAACGCCGTCACGGGCGCCGTCGTCTCGAACGGCGGCGCGACGACGCTCGACGTGGGACGCGGTCTGATTCTCGTGGGTTAA
- a CDS encoding metallophosphoesterase family protein: MRVGVISDTHGLLRDEVLARLAGVDLVLHAGDVGTPSVLKRLAELAPTLAVRGNVDKGELSTLPETLLYDVGGAWVYMLHDLAALDLSPAAAGIRVVISGHSHVPKLEKRGETLYLNPGSCGRRRFKLPVGLAFLHVEDGEVRAELVTLDAVLPE, from the coding sequence ATGCGCGTCGGCGTGATCTCGGACACGCACGGACTGCTTCGAGACGAGGTCCTCGCTCGTTTGGCGGGCGTGGACCTCGTCTTGCATGCTGGAGACGTCGGCACTCCGAGCGTCTTGAAGCGCTTGGCGGAATTGGCACCGACGCTCGCGGTGCGTGGCAACGTCGACAAGGGCGAGCTTTCCACCCTGCCCGAGACGCTGTTGTATGACGTGGGAGGCGCCTGGGTCTACATGCTGCACGACCTCGCCGCCCTCGACCTCTCCCCTGCCGCCGCTGGAATTCGCGTCGTGATCAGCGGGCACAGCCACGTTCCGAAATTGGAGAAGCGCGGCGAAACGCTGTACCTCAATCCCGGCTCGTGCGGACGGCGGCGTTTCAAGCTGCCCGTGGGACTGGCCTTCCTCCACGTCGAGGACGGCGAGGTACGCGCGGAGCTCGTGACTCTGGACGCCGTCCTCCCCGAATGA